A region from the Sulfitobacter indolifex genome encodes:
- a CDS encoding gamma-glutamyltransferase family protein, producing MTTFTTRPEIRGSFGVTTSTHWIASTVGFGILEKGGNAFDAAVAAGFVLQVVEPHLNGPAGDLPIIFHDAEKKETKVVCAQGVSPAAAKLEHFEELGLKLIPGSGLLSTVVPGAFDGWMLMLRDHGTMGLRDVLQPAIDYARDGHPVLPRVSNTIKGLAEYFAAEWPTSAAVWTPGGKAPEPNANFKNPDLAATYERLVIDAEAAGEDRATQIEAARRIWSEGFVADAIFDYLDDACVHDVSEQKNSALLAREDMAKWQASYEDTLSYEYHGWTVHKTHAWSQGPVFLQTLAILKHFDLAAMDPMGASFTHTVIEAMKLAYADREAYYGDPEQSIIPMEELLSDAYNAERAKLVNGNASLEQRPGVIAGLEHLAERYIERAARDFGIKNAAPQEPTMAHLTEKRGDTVHLDVIDRWGNMVSATPSGGWLQSNPVVPGLGFPLNSRAQMFWLERGLPTSLAPGRRPRTTLTPSFAEHSDGRQLVFGTPGGDQQDQWQLIWFLRFVHHGLDLQEGMDAPLFHTMHFQSSFFPRQALPGEMMIEPNVGPAVIDGLRARGHIVTVAEPWSVGRMTAALRHPDGSLQAAATPRLMQAYAVGR from the coding sequence ATGACCACCTTTACCACCCGCCCCGAGATCCGAGGCTCCTTCGGTGTCACCACCTCGACCCATTGGATTGCCTCGACCGTCGGTTTCGGCATTTTGGAAAAAGGCGGCAATGCCTTTGACGCCGCCGTGGCTGCGGGTTTCGTTTTGCAGGTGGTCGAGCCGCATTTGAACGGCCCAGCTGGCGATTTGCCGATCATCTTTCACGACGCGGAGAAGAAAGAAACCAAGGTCGTCTGCGCCCAAGGCGTCAGCCCCGCCGCGGCCAAGCTAGAGCATTTCGAGGAGCTGGGGCTCAAACTGATCCCCGGCTCGGGCCTTTTGTCGACAGTGGTGCCCGGTGCCTTTGACGGCTGGATGCTGATGCTGCGCGACCATGGCACGATGGGCCTGCGCGATGTGCTGCAACCGGCGATCGACTATGCCCGCGACGGCCACCCGGTGCTGCCGCGCGTGTCGAACACCATCAAGGGGCTGGCCGAGTATTTCGCCGCCGAATGGCCCACCTCCGCCGCCGTGTGGACGCCGGGTGGCAAGGCCCCTGAGCCAAACGCCAACTTCAAAAATCCCGATCTGGCCGCCACCTATGAACGGTTGGTAATCGACGCCGAAGCCGCAGGCGAGGACCGCGCAACGCAGATCGAGGCCGCGCGGAGGATCTGGTCCGAAGGTTTCGTGGCGGATGCGATCTTTGACTACCTCGACGACGCCTGCGTGCATGACGTGTCAGAGCAAAAGAACAGCGCCCTGCTGGCGCGCGAGGACATGGCCAAATGGCAGGCCAGCTATGAAGACACGCTCAGCTATGAGTACCACGGCTGGACGGTGCATAAGACCCACGCATGGTCGCAGGGGCCTGTGTTTTTGCAGACCCTCGCCATCCTCAAACATTTCGATCTTGCCGCAATGGACCCGATGGGCGCCTCCTTTACCCATACGGTGATCGAGGCGATGAAACTCGCTTATGCCGACCGCGAGGCCTATTACGGCGACCCAGAACAGAGCATCATCCCAATGGAAGAGCTGCTCTCTGACGCCTATAACGCGGAACGCGCGAAGCTGGTCAATGGGAATGCTTCGCTTGAGCAACGCCCCGGCGTGATTGCGGGGCTGGAGCATCTGGCCGAGCGTTATATCGAACGCGCTGCCCGTGATTTCGGCATCAAGAATGCCGCCCCCCAAGAGCCCACCATGGCGCATCTGACCGAGAAGCGCGGCGATACTGTGCATCTTGATGTGATCGATCGTTGGGGCAATATGGTTTCGGCCACGCCTTCGGGCGGGTGGCTGCAAAGCAATCCGGTCGTGCCGGGGCTTGGCTTTCCGCTGAACTCGCGCGCGCAGATGTTTTGGCTTGAACGCGGTTTGCCCACCTCCCTCGCCCCCGGTCGGCGTCCGCGCACCACGTTGACCCCCTCCTTTGCCGAACATTCGGACGGGCGGCAGTTGGTCTTTGGCACACCGGGTGGCGACCAACAGGACCAATGGCAACTGATCTGGTTCCTGCGCTTTGTGCATCACGGGCTCGACCTGCAAGAAGGCATGGACGCGCCGTTGTTCCATACCATGCATTTCCAAAGTAGCTTCTTCCCCCGCCAGGCCCTGCCCGGCGAGATGATGATCGAACCCAATGTCGGGCCTGCGGTCATCGACGGGCTGCGCGCGCGGGGCCATATCGTCACCGTGGCCGAGCCGTGGTCAGTGGGGCGCATGACCGCCGCGCTGCGCCACCCCGATGGCAGCCTTCAGGCCGCCGCGACCCCCCGCCTCATGCAGGCCTATGCCGTAGGACGTTGA
- a CDS encoding ABC transporter permease, with translation MAQPATPITIDAESAADPVLSARPENRVWKKFRNHRSAMLGGVLVVFFCAIALLAPILPIPDPSATDWGAVRKAPSAAHWLGTDELGRDVLSRLIWGAQASLLAGVVSVAIALGLGVPLGIIAGYFGGWTDAVISRCTEALLAAPFLILAIALAAFLGPSLTNAMIAIGISATPVFIRLTRGQVLSVAAEDYVESARAIGLSTPRILRRYIFPNVLPPVLVQATLTVATAIIAEASLSFLGLGQQPPSPSWGSMLNTAKNFLNQAPWMALWPGIAIFMVVLGFNLLGDGLRDALDPREH, from the coding sequence ATGGCTCAACCTGCCACACCCATCACCATTGACGCCGAAAGCGCCGCTGATCCCGTCCTCTCGGCACGCCCTGAAAACCGCGTCTGGAAAAAGTTTCGCAACCATCGCAGTGCCATGCTGGGCGGGGTGCTGGTGGTATTCTTCTGCGCTATTGCATTGCTGGCGCCCATTCTTCCGATCCCCGACCCCTCTGCGACCGATTGGGGCGCGGTGCGCAAAGCGCCCTCGGCGGCGCATTGGCTAGGCACCGATGAATTGGGCCGCGATGTGCTGTCGCGTCTGATCTGGGGGGCGCAGGCCTCTTTGCTGGCGGGTGTCGTTTCGGTCGCCATCGCGCTTGGCCTTGGCGTGCCATTGGGCATCATCGCGGGCTATTTTGGCGGTTGGACCGATGCGGTGATTTCACGCTGCACCGAAGCTCTGCTGGCTGCACCCTTCTTGATCCTTGCCATCGCCCTGGCGGCCTTTTTGGGGCCAAGCCTGACCAACGCCATGATCGCTATCGGCATCTCGGCCACGCCGGTCTTTATCCGTCTGACGCGCGGTCAGGTGCTAAGTGTCGCTGCCGAAGATTACGTCGAAAGCGCGCGCGCCATTGGTCTCAGCACGCCGCGCATCTTGCGCCGCTATATCTTTCCTAACGTCCTGCCACCCGTGCTGGTGCAGGCCACGCTGACCGTAGCGACCGCGATCATCGCCGAAGCGTCGCTGTCGTTTCTTGGCCTCGGCCAACAGCCGCCGTCCCCCTCTTGGGGATCAATGCTGAACACGGCGAAAAACTTCCTCAATCAAGCGCCTTGGATGGCGCTCTGGCCCGGCATCGCGATCTTTATGGTTGTGCTTGGCTTTAACCTTCTTGGCGATGGGCTGCGCGATGCGCTGGACCCGCGCGAACACTGA
- a CDS encoding ABC transporter permease, which produces MLSFILRRLVIAIPTIILISVFVFTLQKLLPGDPVLAMAGEERDPQVLEFLREKYRLNDPIPVQYFTWIGNALTGDLGISLRTNQPVLELIGQKLPVTIQLATMAMIFAMVIGIPAGIFSAVKKGTVTDYIANVVALSGLSIPNFWLGIMLILLVSVKWKLLPASGYVPLSEDPIRSITVMLMPAFVLGTALAATLMRHTRSAMLSVMSSDYVRTARAKGLVERKVILKHAFRNALTPIVTLTALLFGELIAGAVLTEQIFTIPGFGKLVVDAVFNRDYAVVQGIVLVTAVGFIFMNLLADVAYVLLNPRLRKQ; this is translated from the coding sequence ATGCTGTCCTTCATCCTGCGCCGACTGGTGATCGCGATCCCGACGATCATCCTGATCTCGGTCTTTGTCTTTACCTTGCAAAAGCTGCTGCCGGGCGATCCGGTGCTGGCCATGGCCGGCGAAGAACGCGACCCGCAGGTGCTGGAATTTCTGCGCGAGAAATACCGCCTAAACGATCCCATTCCAGTGCAATACTTCACTTGGATCGGCAACGCGCTGACCGGGGATCTGGGCATCTCGCTGCGCACCAACCAGCCGGTGCTGGAGCTAATCGGACAGAAACTTCCCGTGACGATCCAGCTGGCGACGATGGCGATGATCTTTGCCATGGTGATTGGCATCCCTGCGGGCATCTTCTCTGCCGTCAAGAAGGGAACTGTCACCGACTATATCGCCAATGTCGTGGCCCTGTCGGGCCTGTCGATCCCTAACTTTTGGCTTGGCATCATGCTGATCCTGCTGGTGTCGGTGAAATGGAAACTGTTGCCCGCCTCTGGCTATGTGCCGCTGAGCGAAGACCCCATTCGCTCAATCACCGTCATGCTGATGCCCGCCTTCGTGCTGGGCACGGCGCTTGCCGCGACGCTGATGCGTCACACCCGTTCCGCCATGCTGAGTGTGATGAGCAGTGATTACGTCCGCACCGCCCGCGCCAAGGGTCTGGTTGAGCGCAAAGTGATCCTGAAACACGCCTTTCGCAACGCGCTGACACCGATCGTTACCCTGACCGCCCTGCTCTTTGGTGAGCTGATCGCCGGGGCCGTGCTAACTGAGCAAATCTTCACCATTCCCGGCTTTGGCAAGCTTGTGGTCGATGCTGTATTCAACCGCGATTACGCCGTGGTGCAGGGGATCGTGCTGGTCACCGCTGTCGGCTTTATCTTTATGAACCTGCTGGCCGATGTCGCCTATGTGCTGCTGAACCCCCGCCTGAGGAAGCAATAA
- a CDS encoding ABC transporter substrate-binding protein, whose protein sequence is MTLTKMTLAAALLGATTLGAQAADLRIALQSDADVLDPDQSRTFVGRIVYTSLCDKLVDITPGLEIIPQLATEWSFSEDGKQLTMKLRDDAVFHDGTPFNAEAVAANIDRSQNLETSRRKSELSSITGVEVLGSHEIRFDLADADATLMAQLADRAGMMVSPTAAEAAGDDFGLAPVCSGPYQFKERVAQDRIVLEKFADYYNADEYHFDTVTYLPIPDTTVRLANLQSGDVDMIERLAATDLAQAEADDGIQVESAVSLGYQGITINVANGDKGDNPWGNDKRLRQALSYAVDREAINQVVFNGAFAAGNQPFPPNSPWYSTDFAVPERDVEKAKALLAEAGFADGINLEVQVPNTTIPLQLMQVVQSMAAEAGINISITSKEFATLLADQSAGDYQASQIGWSGRVDPDGNIHQFMTTEGGINDSKYSNPEVDELLDKARKSNDQDTRRESYTAARAILNDEMPIVYLYHETWIWALDSGISGFTPYPDGMIRLEGMKKEES, encoded by the coding sequence ATGACACTGACCAAAATGACCCTTGCCGCCGCGCTTTTGGGGGCCACGACCCTCGGCGCTCAAGCGGCTGACCTGCGCATCGCGCTGCAATCGGATGCCGATGTGCTGGACCCCGACCAGTCGCGCACCTTTGTGGGGCGGATCGTCTATACGTCGCTGTGCGACAAGCTGGTGGACATCACGCCCGGCCTTGAGATCATCCCGCAGTTGGCCACCGAGTGGTCCTTTTCCGAGGACGGCAAGCAACTGACCATGAAGCTGCGCGACGATGCGGTCTTCCACGATGGCACGCCTTTCAATGCCGAAGCCGTGGCCGCCAACATCGACCGCAGCCAGAACTTAGAGACCTCGCGCCGCAAGTCCGAGCTGAGCTCGATCACCGGTGTTGAAGTGCTGGGCAGCCACGAAATCCGCTTTGATCTCGCCGATGCCGACGCTACGCTGATGGCCCAACTGGCTGACCGCGCGGGCATGATGGTCTCCCCCACCGCCGCCGAAGCGGCTGGCGATGACTTTGGCCTCGCGCCGGTCTGCTCGGGCCCTTACCAGTTCAAAGAGCGCGTAGCTCAAGACCGCATCGTGCTGGAAAAATTCGCCGACTATTACAACGCCGACGAATACCACTTCGATACCGTGACCTACCTGCCGATCCCCGACACCACCGTGCGTCTGGCAAACCTGCAATCGGGTGACGTCGACATGATTGAGCGTCTGGCCGCGACCGATCTGGCGCAGGCCGAAGCCGATGATGGCATCCAAGTCGAAAGCGCCGTGTCGCTGGGCTATCAGGGCATCACGATCAACGTGGCCAACGGCGACAAGGGCGACAACCCTTGGGGCAACGACAAGCGTCTGCGCCAAGCGCTAAGCTATGCGGTGGACCGTGAGGCGATCAATCAGGTCGTCTTTAACGGCGCATTCGCCGCGGGCAACCAGCCCTTCCCGCCAAACTCCCCTTGGTACAGCACCGATTTCGCCGTGCCCGAGCGTGACGTAGAGAAGGCCAAAGCGCTGCTGGCCGAAGCGGGCTTTGCCGATGGCATCAACCTTGAGGTGCAGGTGCCCAACACCACGATCCCGCTGCAACTGATGCAGGTCGTGCAATCCATGGCGGCTGAGGCGGGGATCAACATCTCAATCACCTCCAAGGAATTCGCCACCCTGCTGGCCGACCAATCTGCGGGCGATTATCAGGCGAGCCAAATCGGTTGGTCTGGTCGCGTGGACCCGGATGGCAACATCCACCAGTTCATGACCACCGAAGGCGGCATCAACGATTCTAAATACTCTAACCCGGAAGTGGATGAGCTGCTCGACAAGGCGCGCAAGTCCAACGATCAGGACACGCGCCGCGAAAGCTACACCGCCGCACGGGCCATCCTGAACGACGAGATGCCGATCGTGTACCTTTACCACGAGACGTGGATCTGGGCGCTGGACTCCGGCATCTCCGGTTTCACCCCCTATCCTGATGGCATGATCCGCCTTGAAGGTATGAAAAAAGAAGAAAGCTAA
- a CDS encoding ABC transporter ATP-binding protein, which yields MSDHILKARALKKHFKTGGGMLAASGTVKAVDGVSFDVRRGETFAIVGESGCGKSTLARLLMRLLTPTEGDVQFDGADVRSLAGRDLTALRRDMQFIFQDPFSSLNPRMSVGKLVGEPLETHFPKMSAADRRGKVAELLAKVGLRPEHAERYPHEFSGGQRQRIGIARALASAPKLVIGDEPVSALDVSVQAQVINLLSDLRDELGLTLVIIAHDLAVIRHMSDRVAVMYLGQIVEQGDVDTVYNHPRHPYTRALLSAIPVAAHGARTPQTALEGEMPSPANPPSGCRFHTRCPYAKERCASEPPALREADAGNGHIAACHYFEEIAAATPDIGLADVPERAPGAAARFALYEDAMRDRTTLRPRQDQQ from the coding sequence ATGAGCGACCATATCCTCAAGGCGCGCGCGCTGAAAAAACACTTCAAGACTGGCGGCGGCATGCTGGCTGCAAGCGGCACCGTGAAGGCCGTCGACGGCGTGTCCTTCGACGTGCGGCGTGGAGAGACATTTGCCATCGTCGGCGAGTCCGGCTGCGGCAAATCCACCCTCGCGCGGCTCTTGATGCGACTGCTGACGCCGACCGAGGGCGATGTGCAGTTTGACGGTGCTGACGTGCGCAGCCTCGCTGGGCGTGATCTGACGGCGCTCCGCCGCGACATGCAGTTCATCTTTCAAGATCCTTTTTCCTCGCTGAATCCGCGCATGAGTGTCGGCAAGCTGGTCGGCGAACCACTGGAGACGCATTTCCCGAAAATGTCCGCCGCTGATCGGCGCGGCAAAGTGGCAGAACTGCTGGCCAAAGTTGGGCTGCGCCCCGAACACGCCGAACGTTATCCGCATGAGTTTTCCGGCGGTCAGCGCCAGCGGATAGGGATCGCCCGCGCGCTGGCCTCGGCTCCCAAGCTGGTGATCGGGGATGAACCCGTCTCGGCGCTTGACGTGTCGGTGCAAGCGCAGGTGATCAACCTTTTAAGCGATCTGCGCGATGAGTTGGGTCTCACGCTGGTCATCATCGCGCATGATCTGGCCGTGATCCGCCACATGAGCGACCGCGTGGCGGTGATGTATCTGGGGCAGATCGTCGAACAGGGCGATGTTGACACGGTCTACAACCACCCGCGTCACCCCTATACCCGCGCCCTTCTGTCGGCCATTCCGGTGGCCGCCCATGGTGCGCGCACGCCCCAGACGGCGCTTGAGGGCGAGATGCCCAGCCCCGCAAACCCGCCCTCGGGTTGCCGCTTTCACACCCGCTGCCCCTATGCCAAAGAGCGCTGCGCGAGCGAGCCGCCTGCCCTGCGCGAAGCCGATGCCGGCAACGGCCATATCGCCGCCTGCCACTATTTCGAAGAGATCGCCGCCGCCACGCCGGATATTGGCCTTGCCGATGTGCCCGAACGTGCCCCCGGTGCCGCCGCGCGCTTTGCGCTTTACGAAGATGCCATGCGGGACCGGACAACACTCCGCCCCCGCCAAGACCAACAATAA
- a CDS encoding ABC transporter ATP-binding protein produces the protein MPNPDTGSDKVLLEVRDFSLRFRGLPSDQINHVNFSVSPGKTLCVVGESGCGKSVTSLAMMGLLPAGAATIRSGEMIFEGQKLDLADHRAMRKLRGSRMTMIFQEPMTSLNPAFRIGDQIAEAVLAHSDASKSEAEDKALAILKRVGIPAPEKRMRDYPHQLSGGMRQRVMIAMALVNDPALLIADEPTTALDVTIQAQILELIRDLQAETDMGTIMITHDLGVVAEIADTVAVMYAGTIVETGPAERIFNDPQHPYTIGLMSSIPQLSGPRGRLATVPGMVPTTQNMPEGCRFATRCPFAQPVCAKEPPLAPLEGGHAVACHFAPLETHLEQSA, from the coding sequence TTGCCCAACCCTGACACCGGTTCCGACAAGGTTTTACTCGAAGTGCGCGACTTCAGCTTGCGCTTTCGTGGCCTGCCGAGCGACCAGATCAATCACGTCAATTTCTCGGTCAGCCCCGGCAAGACGCTCTGCGTTGTCGGAGAAAGCGGCTGCGGCAAAAGCGTGACTTCATTGGCGATGATGGGGCTCTTGCCTGCAGGTGCTGCGACGATCCGGTCGGGGGAAATGATCTTTGAGGGGCAAAAGCTCGACCTTGCGGATCACAGGGCAATGCGCAAGCTGCGCGGCAGCCGGATGACGATGATCTTTCAAGAGCCGATGACCTCGCTCAACCCTGCGTTCCGCATTGGCGACCAGATTGCCGAAGCCGTGCTGGCCCATAGCGATGCCAGCAAATCCGAGGCCGAGGATAAGGCACTGGCGATCCTCAAGCGGGTCGGCATTCCCGCGCCGGAAAAGCGGATGCGGGATTATCCGCACCAGCTGTCGGGCGGAATGCGCCAGCGGGTGATGATCGCCATGGCGCTGGTGAACGACCCCGCACTACTGATCGCAGATGAGCCGACCACCGCGCTTGATGTGACCATTCAGGCGCAGATTTTGGAATTGATCCGCGACCTTCAGGCCGAGACCGACATGGGCACGATCATGATCACCCATGACCTCGGCGTCGTCGCCGAAATCGCTGATACCGTGGCCGTCATGTATGCCGGCACCATTGTCGAAACCGGTCCGGCGGAGCGTATTTTTAACGATCCGCAGCACCCCTACACAATCGGCCTTATGTCTTCGATCCCGCAGCTGAGCGGTCCGCGTGGGCGTTTGGCCACCGTGCCGGGCATGGTGCCGACGACGCAGAATATGCCCGAAGGCTGCCGATTTGCCACGCGCTGTCCCTTTGCACAGCCGGTCTGCGCCAAGGAGCCGCCGCTTGCCCCGCTTGAGGGCGGGCACGCCGTGGCCTGTCACTTCGCCCCGCTGGAAACCCATCTGGAGCAGAGCGCATGA
- a CDS encoding GntR family transcriptional regulator: MTSKPKSAERKRGSGAQFVYSILRDEILDLTLLPGSPIDEIRLSERLSMSRTPIREALVRLASEGLVTTLPNRSTVVSNIDFMNLHTFFDAMTLMYRVTTRLAAQFHTPADMAAIRARQAEFAKAVEAQDALSMIATNREFHAEIARAGRNPYYESLCLRLLDEGRRLLRMYYQSFDDQLPNEYAQEHEDLIATIEARDISRADSLAKTHADQIVRQIQALISRDRRQHIDI; this comes from the coding sequence ATGACCAGCAAACCTAAATCGGCAGAGCGCAAACGCGGGTCCGGGGCGCAATTTGTCTATTCGATCTTACGCGATGAAATCCTTGACCTAACCCTGCTCCCCGGGAGCCCCATCGACGAGATTCGCCTCTCCGAGCGGTTGTCGATGTCGCGCACCCCGATCCGTGAGGCATTGGTGCGACTGGCGAGCGAGGGGCTGGTGACCACGCTGCCCAACCGCTCAACCGTGGTGTCGAACATCGACTTCATGAATCTGCACACCTTTTTCGATGCGATGACATTGATGTACCGCGTCACGACGCGGCTTGCGGCACAGTTTCATACGCCCGCAGATATGGCCGCTATCCGCGCTCGACAGGCTGAGTTCGCAAAGGCGGTAGAGGCACAAGATGCATTGTCGATGATTGCCACAAATCGAGAGTTCCACGCCGAGATCGCCCGCGCGGGGCGTAACCCCTATTACGAATCGCTCTGCCTTCGGCTTTTGGATGAGGGGCGGCGGCTTCTGCGGATGTACTACCAGTCTTTCGACGACCAGCTCCCGAATGAGTATGCGCAAGAGCATGAAGACCTGATTGCGACCATTGAAGCCCGCGATATCTCTCGTGCGGATTCTCTGGCGAAAACCCATGCCGACCAAATCGTGCGGCAGATTCAGGCGCTGATTTCACGCGACCGGCGGCAACATATCGACATCTAA
- a CDS encoding dihydrodipicolinate synthase family protein yields the protein MNPSIFSGCIPALMTPCTEDRKPDFDALVRMGKKLIADGMSAVVYCGSMGDWPLLTDAERMEGVERLVNAGVPVVVGTGAVNTKLAAEHAAHAQKVGAKGLMLIPRILSRGTSVAAQKDHFKAVLSAAPDLPAVIYNSPYYGFATRADLFFALRAEHSNLVGFKEFGGADDLRYAAENITSRDDDVTLMIGVDTTVFHGFVNCGATGAITGIGNVLPREVLHLVALSQAAAAGDAEARQRAQELDAALGVLSSFDEGPDLVLYYKHLMVLEGHAEYALHFNETDALSDSQRGYAEAQYKLFRTWYADWSKQGGAVAKYAA from the coding sequence ATGAACCCTTCGATTTTTTCCGGCTGCATCCCGGCCCTGATGACCCCCTGCACTGAAGACCGCAAACCCGACTTCGATGCACTGGTGCGCATGGGCAAAAAGCTGATCGCCGATGGTATGAGCGCGGTCGTATACTGCGGCTCAATGGGTGATTGGCCGCTGCTGACCGATGCTGAGCGGATGGAAGGCGTTGAACGCTTGGTCAACGCGGGCGTTCCGGTCGTTGTTGGTACGGGTGCTGTGAACACCAAGCTGGCCGCCGAGCACGCAGCCCATGCACAGAAAGTTGGTGCAAAAGGTTTGATGTTGATCCCGCGCATCCTGTCGCGTGGTACTTCGGTCGCTGCCCAAAAGGATCATTTCAAAGCTGTCCTTTCCGCCGCGCCGGATCTTCCGGCCGTGATCTACAACAGCCCCTATTATGGTTTCGCCACCCGCGCTGATCTCTTCTTTGCGCTGCGGGCCGAGCATTCGAACCTCGTCGGTTTCAAGGAGTTCGGCGGCGCAGACGACCTGCGCTATGCGGCTGAAAACATCACCAGCCGCGATGATGACGTGACGCTGATGATTGGCGTCGACACCACTGTTTTCCATGGTTTCGTCAACTGCGGTGCCACGGGCGCCATCACTGGCATCGGCAACGTGTTGCCGCGCGAAGTGTTGCATCTGGTGGCCCTTAGCCAAGCCGCAGCGGCGGGCGATGCCGAAGCGCGCCAGCGGGCGCAGGAACTGGATGCGGCGCTTGGTGTTCTGTCCTCCTTTGATGAGGGTCCCGATCTCGTGCTTTATTATAAGCATCTGATGGTGCTCGAAGGCCATGCAGAATATGCGCTGCATTTTAACGAGACCGACGCGCTGAGCGACAGCCAACGCGGCTATGCCGAGGCGCAGTATAAGCTGTTCCGCACTTGGTATGCCGATTGGAGCAAGCAAGGCGGCGCGGTCGCCAAATACGCGGCCTAA
- a CDS encoding cyclase family protein produces MSATDLMRDFGAMLASGGVEVVDCSGVLGPDTPILQLPADFAKPTPKVEIHKISEYDEDGPFFAWNWMVLGEHSGTHFDAPHHWITGKDYEDGFTDTLDVQRLVAPVNVIDCSQQSQEDPDFLLDAKGIKEWEAEYGEIGEGEWVVMRTDWDSHVNDEARFLNADETGPHSPGPTPDAIEYLMSKKIVGWGTQCIGTDAGQAGGMEPPYPAHNLLHKNNCFGLASLANLDKLPPKGAILIAAPLKIKNGTGSPIRALALVPKG; encoded by the coding sequence ATGAGTGCAACAGATTTAATGCGAGATTTCGGGGCGATGCTCGCCTCTGGCGGGGTCGAAGTGGTGGACTGTTCTGGTGTTTTGGGGCCGGATACGCCGATCCTGCAACTGCCAGCCGATTTTGCCAAGCCGACGCCGAAAGTCGAGATCCACAAGATCAGCGAATATGATGAAGACGGCCCGTTCTTTGCGTGGAACTGGATGGTCTTGGGCGAGCATTCCGGCACGCATTTCGACGCGCCGCACCATTGGATCACCGGCAAAGATTACGAAGACGGGTTCACCGATACGCTTGACGTGCAACGCCTCGTCGCGCCGGTGAATGTGATCGACTGTTCGCAACAGTCCCAAGAAGACCCTGACTTTTTGCTCGACGCCAAGGGCATCAAGGAATGGGAGGCCGAGTATGGCGAGATTGGCGAGGGCGAATGGGTCGTCATGCGCACCGATTGGGACAGCCATGTGAACGACGAAGCGCGGTTCCTCAACGCGGATGAGACCGGCCCCCACAGCCCCGGACCGACCCCGGATGCGATTGAATATCTGATGAGCAAAAAGATTGTTGGTTGGGGCACCCAATGCATCGGCACCGACGCGGGCCAAGCGGGCGGGATGGAGCCGCCGTACCCGGCGCATAACCTGCTGCACAAGAACAACTGTTTTGGTCTGGCAAGCCTTGCCAACCTCGACAAACTGCCGCCCAAAGGCGCGATCCTGATTGCGGCACCGTTGAAGATCAAAAACGGCACCGGCAGCCCCATTCGGGCGCTGGCGCTGGTGCCGAAGGGCTGA
- a CDS encoding MarR family winged helix-turn-helix transcriptional regulator codes for MGLDNFAPYLMNRIMGRYNAALSAEMAALGLTTPQMRSLAVLSVTDGILIRELAVYAVVQQSTLSRALDALVRDGLVRRETDAADSRATRVYLTEKGGDAYARLWPHMAEAYGAMFKGIDAAEKEAFVATLRTMLRNIRKHDF; via the coding sequence ATGGGGCTCGATAACTTCGCGCCCTATCTGATGAACCGGATCATGGGGCGGTATAATGCCGCCCTGTCAGCCGAGATGGCGGCGCTTGGCTTGACCACGCCGCAGATGCGCTCCTTGGCGGTGCTTTCGGTCACGGATGGGATCTTGATCCGTGAATTGGCCGTCTATGCGGTGGTTCAGCAATCTACGCTGAGCCGCGCGCTGGACGCGCTGGTGCGCGACGGTTTGGTGCGGCGTGAGACTGACGCGGCCGACAGCCGCGCAACCCGCGTCTACCTGACTGAAAAGGGCGGCGATGCCTATGCCCGGCTCTGGCCGCATATGGCCGAAGCCTATGGCGCGATGTTCAAGGGCATCGACGCCGCCGAGAAAGAGGCCTTTGTGGCCACGCTGCGCACCATGCTGCGTAATATCCGAAAACACGATTTTTAA